The Candidatus Goldiibacteriota bacterium genome contains the following window.
AGGATAAAGTGTTTTGTCATTATAATAGTATTTTGTATCAATCTTTTTTTCCAGACAGTCATGTATTTGTTTAGTTCTTTTAATTTTCTCGGGATATTTGAATTGTTTTGAATTATTTTCATCTAAGAATCCTACTATATATATACGTTCTCTATTCTGCGGAACATCAGCGTATTCCATTGTGTTTAAAACTTTAGAAGTAATAAAATAACCTGCATTTTTTAGCTCTTTAGATATAACTTCAAAAGTACGCCCTTTGTCGTGTCCTTTAAGATTTTTAACATTTTCAAGCAGTATTGATTTAGGCTGTTTCTCTTTTAGTATTCTTACTATATCAAAGAATAAATTACCTCTCCCTTTATCTTCAAAACCCTTTTTATATCCTGCTATTGAAAAAGGCTGGCATGGAAATCCCGCAACCAAGACATCATGTTCAGGTATGCATTTTGCATCTATTCTTGTTATATCTCCAAAAGGCACTTCCCCAAAATTCACTTTATACGTAAGCTGCGCAGATCTATCCCATTCAGACGTAAAAACACATCTTCCTCCTGCGTTCTGAAATCCAATACGCATCCCGCCAACACCGGCAAACAAATCTATGAATGTAAATTTATGTTCTTTCGGAGGAGAAAAAGGAAAAGTAATAGGCATATCTGCTTTAAATAACTCCAATTGCCCTGCATGTTCTAATATTTTCTTCGCTTCATTCTTATAATATTTCTCAGCATCAGTCCCCTTGTTTAAATAATAATGGGTTACTGAAGCAAGTTTTTCATGCTCTTCATTTGCTAAAAAATCTTCAATATTACTTAAAAACTGCTTATAGTTGCCCTTTTTTTTCATTTTTTACTCTCACAGCCTCATTAATTTTTTTTATTGCTTTATCCGGCTTATCTATAAGTTCTTTTGCCCAAAACCTAAGAACTTTCCATCCATCTTGTCGTAATTTTTTATTAACCAGCTTATCTCTTTTAATGTTTCGTTCTATTTTTTCCAGCCAATATTTCCTATTTGTTTTAATAGACTTTTTTTGTTTTTCCCAATTTTTTCCGTGAAAAAACTCGCTATCGCAAAAAATTGCTATATTAAAATCTTTTAAAATAAAATCAGGTTTACCAAGAATTCTCTTATTCTGTCTGGTAAATTTAATATTCTGTTTTCTAAGCAGTGAAGCAAGAGTCACTTCAACTTTAGTATTCTTAGACTTAATTCTAGACATACAATAACTTCTTTGTTTTTTTGTTAAATTATCAGCCATTGTCAAAAAAGGTCCTTAATTTTTACCCCTAAAGCCTTTGCCACTTTCTCTATATTCACAACGGCCACATTACGCTTGCCTCTCTCTATCCCGCTTATATATGTGCGGTCAAGGCCGGCAAGTTCTGCAAGCCGTTCCTGTGAAATGTCTTTCTTCTCTCTTAATTCCCTAACTTTAATGCCAAATTTTTGTTTTATATCCATAGGCAAAATATTACCCCCTTGTGGACTAAGATTCTACGGACTATAAGTCACATAGGTAAGAAGTATCAGATAAAAAAAATCCGAGGGACGGATGCACGGATGGTCAGAGGGACGGTTTAAACCAAGTACCCACCAAAACAACTGCCGCGGGCTAAAGACCCGCGTCTACCAGAACGAAACCAAAATTAAGACAAAACGAAACCAAAACATAAAACCACGCGCCCTGAAAGGACGCGGCTACCACAGCAAAACCAGAACAAAACAAAAACGCCCTGCGGGAAGCGCAGGGCGTTTGATATAGAAAAATACTATACTGTTATACTTATTCTTTTGTCAGTTCCTCTTTTAACTTATTAGCCATTCTTTTAGCGGCTTCTGCTGACAGTTCTTTAAAATCGCGCAGGATTTCGCCGCTTGGGTCTGCAAGGTTTGGTTCTATCTTATCCGGCCAGTTTTTGCCGCCGGACATTCTCCAGGTTACTGCCTTGTACGTCGGCCTTGCAAGTTTCATGGGCGCAAGGTCATCCATTACCGGCCTTTCAAAATCCGCTATAATTTCGCCTGTCTTATCTATCATAACCATTGTCATATCAACCTTCACTGTCCCTACCACCCTGTCTTTGCCTACAATTAC
Protein-coding sequences here:
- a CDS encoding DNA cytosine methyltransferase; its protein translation is MKKKGNYKQFLSNIEDFLANEEHEKLASVTHYYLNKGTDAEKYYKNEAKKILEHAGQLELFKADMPITFPFSPPKEHKFTFIDLFAGVGGMRIGFQNAGGRCVFTSEWDRSAQLTYKVNFGEVPFGDITRIDAKCIPEHDVLVAGFPCQPFSIAGYKKGFEDKGRGNLFFDIVRILKEKQPKSILLENVKNLKGHDKGRTFEVISKELKNAGYFITSKVLNTMEYADVPQNRERIYIVGFLDENNSKQFKYPEKIKRTKQIHDCLEKKIDTKYYYNDKTLYPKLIKDITKNDTVYQWRRKYVRENKNKVCPTLTANMGMGGHNVPLILDKDGIRKITPRECANFQGFPKKFVLPSVADSHLYKQFGNSVSVPVIEKIAESIVKAWV
- a CDS encoding very short patch repair endonuclease, producing MADNLTKKQRSYCMSRIKSKNTKVEVTLASLLRKQNIKFTRQNKRILGKPDFILKDFNIAIFCDSEFFHGKNWEKQKKSIKTNRKYWLEKIERNIKRDKLVNKKLRQDGWKVLRFWAKELIDKPDKAIKKINEAVRVKNEKKGQL
- a CDS encoding helix-turn-helix transcriptional regulator, whose protein sequence is MDIKQKFGIKVRELREKKDISQERLAELAGLDRTYISGIERGKRNVAVVNIEKVAKALGVKIKDLF